From one Culex quinquefasciatus strain JHB chromosome 3, VPISU_Cqui_1.0_pri_paternal, whole genome shotgun sequence genomic stretch:
- the LOC6051506 gene encoding probable cytochrome P450 6a13: MILTVTLLCALSYAAPRLGLLVTVAGFACRALLKLHFQHWRRRNVPGPEPSLLTGNLGPTFSQTKHLAELCDEWYHEYPGEPFVGFYKVFTPGVMIRAPDLVKAVLVRDYASFSANDFPVDAEADPLLIYNPFVVDGDRWRKSRQLLSPLYTASRMRQLFPAMERICDQLVEYVGGHVGRDLEAKAVSAAFTTQNVARCAFSVDADCFWNPDSEWRVMGRKVFQPSLLAGIKFMLVLFLPFLTNVLSVSITPKEVNEWMINLVSGLLKERKNSKKKTEDQLQTLLNTKSKIELNEELIAGQALSFFTEGFETSSAALGFLIYSLAASPHVQDKLYDVIEQALKSNDNTVSYDMVQKLDYLDWTLQESLRIKPPLGVMQKQATKDYILKREINGQLEGIWIKAGTPVLIPLLSIQNDPNYFPNPDEFRPERFDPQENTTDPGRMVYFPFGEGPRMCVGMRFAQTQIKLALVRLMLNFRIVVSPNHKPFRMDAGKFPVESRDGLLVRFEKRE, from the exons ATGATTTTGACCGTGACCTTGCTGTGTGCTCTGTCGTACGCCGCTCCCCGGCTTGGACTGCTGGTGACCGTCGCGGGGTTCGCGTGTCGAGCTCTTTTGAAGTTACACTTCCAGCACTGGCGACGTCGAAACGTGCCCGGTCCGGAGCCGTCGCTACTGACCGGAAACCTCGGACCAACCTTCTCCCAGACGAAACATTTGGCCGAGCTGTGCGACGAGTGGTATCA TGAATATCCAGGGGAACCATTCGTCGGATTCTACAAGGTGTTTACGCCGGGTGTGATGATCCGCGCTCCGGATTTGGTCAAGGCGGTTCTGGTGCGAGACTATGCCAGCTTTTCGGCGAACGACTTTCCGGTGGACGCCGAAGCGGATCCCCTGCTGATCTACAACCCGTTCGTAGTGGACGGCGATCGGTGGCGCAAGTCACGTCAGCTGTTGAGTCCGCTGTACACGGCGAGCCGGATGCGGCAGCTGTTCCCGGCAATGGAGCGCATCTGTGACCAGCTAGTGGAGTACGTGGGCGGTCACGTGGGACGGGATCTGGAGGCGAAGGCGGTCTCGGCCGCCTTCACTACGCAGAATGTGGCCCGGTGTGCCTTCAGTGTGGACGCCGATTGCTTCTGGAATCCCGACAGCGAGTGGCGAGTGATGGGAAGGAAGGTGTTCCAGCCGTCGCTGCTGGCGGGTATCAAGTTCATGTTGGTGCTGTTTTTGCCATTTCTGACCAACGTTCTTTCAGTGTC AATAACTCCCAAAGAGGTTAACGAATGGATGATAAATCTGGTATCGGGACTGCTCAAGGAAcgaaaaaacagtaaaaaaaagacTGAAGATCAACTGCAGACACTACtaaatacaaaatcaaaaattg AACTTAACGAAGAACTCATAGCCGGACAGGCTTTGTCTTTCTTTACGGAGGGATTCGAAACATCAAGCGCTGCCTTGGGTTTTCTGATTTATAGT TTAGCCGCGAGCCCTCACGTGCAGGACAAATTGTACGATGTGATTGAGCAAGCCCTGAAATCCAACGACAACACAGTGAGCTATGACATGGTGCAGAAGCTGGACTACTTGGATTGGACCTTGCAGGAAAGCTTGCGCATCAAGCCTCCACTTGGGgtcatgcaaaaacaagccACTAAGGACTACATCCTCAAGAGGGAAATCAACGGCCAGCTGGAAGGCATCTGGATCAAGGCCGGAACTCCGGTGCTCATTCCGTTGCTTTCGATTCAGAATGATCCCAACTACTTTCCAAATCCTGACGAGTTCCGACCGGAACGCTTCGATCCCCAGGAGAATACGACCGACCCAGGTCGGATGGTGTACTTCCCGTTCGGCGAGGGTCCCCGGATGTGTGTGGGAATGCGATTCGCCCAAACGCAGATCAAGCTCGCACTGGTCCGGTTGATGTTGAACTTCCGGATCGTCGTCTCGCCCAACCACAAACCGTTCCGGATGGACGCCGGGAAGTTCCCGGTGGAGTCGCGGGATGGGCTGCTAGTGCGGTTCGAAAAGCGTGAATAA